The following proteins come from a genomic window of Blastococcus sp. HT6-30:
- a CDS encoding DUF2877 domain-containing protein, with protein sequence MADLLRGPVRPARVLLTGPAAVYVQVVGERGGGDVVGVLTSDAARVPLGCVLFRPSNGRPLVALPTGAPAEVGAGRVVVGDLAVSAASWWDPRPRLPGGHPALLPEGVRQLRTTLYGEGVPHSSFTLPGLPTGPGGPLAALRGAVRRADLEAALRTATRLIGLGPGLTPAGDDVMAGTIAGLVLLGHPAADRFAAGVCSLAAGRTTELSRALLRHAAAGQVSGEYAAVLRGLVGERPLAPAIERLLATGATSGRAMALGLCTAIDLVDRTTRR encoded by the coding sequence GTGGCGGACCTGCTGCGGGGGCCGGTCCGCCCGGCACGGGTGCTGCTGACCGGCCCGGCCGCCGTCTACGTGCAGGTCGTGGGCGAGCGCGGCGGCGGCGACGTCGTCGGTGTCCTCACCAGCGACGCCGCGCGGGTCCCCCTGGGGTGCGTCCTCTTCCGCCCGAGCAACGGCCGGCCGCTCGTGGCCCTGCCCACAGGAGCGCCCGCCGAGGTGGGCGCCGGGCGCGTCGTCGTCGGCGACCTCGCGGTCAGCGCGGCCTCCTGGTGGGACCCCCGGCCGCGGCTGCCCGGGGGGCACCCGGCGCTCCTGCCCGAGGGCGTCCGCCAGCTGCGCACCACCCTGTACGGGGAGGGCGTGCCGCACAGCTCGTTCACGCTGCCCGGGCTGCCGACCGGTCCCGGCGGCCCGCTGGCGGCCCTGCGCGGCGCCGTCCGCCGCGCCGACCTGGAGGCGGCGCTGCGCACCGCCACCCGGCTGATCGGTCTCGGACCGGGGCTGACCCCGGCGGGGGACGACGTCATGGCCGGCACGATCGCCGGGCTGGTGCTGCTGGGTCACCCGGCCGCCGACAGGTTCGCCGCCGGCGTCTGCTCGCTGGCCGCCGGTCGCACCACGGAGCTGTCGCGGGCCCTGCTGCGACACGCGGCCGCCGGGCAGGTGAGCGGTGAGTACGCCGCCGTCCTGCGCGGACTGGTCGGCGAGCGCCCGCTGGCGCCGGCGATCGAGCGGCTGCTCGCCACCGGCGCCACCAGCGGCCGGGCCATGGCGCTGGGCCTGTGCACGGCCATCGACCTGGTGGACCGCACCACCCGCCGCTGA
- a CDS encoding SDR family NAD(P)-dependent oxidoreductase — protein MTQAERPLAGKVALVTGASSGIGAATAVALAAAGAAVAIGARRTDRLDELAARLRDSGAAVLQLALDVTDEQACADAVTRTRSELGGLDVLVNNAGVMLLGTVVGADTEDWRRMIQTNVMGVLYMTHAALDGMVEQGAGDIVNVSSVAGRQARKGAGVYNASKWAVNAFSESLRQEVTGRGVRISLVEPGAVTTELTSHITQPEAKAASEKMHAGMRALHAEDIARAVVYVVTQPPHVAVNEVLVRPTDQER, from the coding sequence ATGACGCAGGCCGAACGTCCGCTCGCCGGCAAGGTGGCCCTGGTCACCGGGGCGTCATCGGGCATCGGTGCGGCGACCGCGGTCGCGCTGGCCGCGGCCGGTGCCGCCGTCGCCATCGGTGCCCGGCGCACCGACCGCCTCGACGAGCTGGCCGCCCGGCTCCGCGACAGCGGTGCTGCGGTGCTGCAGCTGGCGCTCGACGTCACCGACGAGCAGGCCTGCGCCGACGCCGTGACCCGCACGCGGTCGGAGCTCGGCGGCCTCGACGTCCTGGTGAACAACGCGGGCGTGATGCTGCTGGGCACCGTGGTGGGCGCGGACACCGAGGACTGGCGCCGGATGATCCAGACCAACGTCATGGGGGTCCTGTACATGACCCACGCGGCTCTCGACGGGATGGTCGAGCAGGGCGCCGGTGACATCGTGAACGTGTCCAGCGTGGCCGGACGGCAGGCCCGCAAGGGCGCCGGTGTCTACAACGCCAGCAAGTGGGCGGTGAACGCCTTCAGCGAGTCACTGCGGCAGGAGGTCACCGGCCGGGGCGTGCGGATCTCCCTCGTCGAGCCCGGCGCGGTCACCACCGAGCTGACGTCGCACATCACCCAGCCCGAGGCGAAGGCCGCCTCGGAGAAGATGCACGCCGGCATGCGGGCGCTGCACGCCGAGGACATCGCCCGCGCGGTGGTCTACGTCGTCACCCAGCCGCCGCACGTGGCGGTCAACGAGGTGCTCGTCCGCCCCACCGACCAGGAGCGCTGA
- a CDS encoding UDP-N-acetylglucosamine 1-carboxyvinyltransferase, whose protein sequence is MTPLDSPDGGMRRIGALVRDARRHRGLTQQQLAGRLNTSQSAVARIEQGSQNLTLDFLGRLSAALDSELISLGPAGPAHLRVTGGRPLRGTVAVKSSKNAAVALLCAALLNRGRTTLRNVSRIVEVERILDVLRSIGVSATWDAEGHDLTLVVPDELDLDGIDADAARRTRSIIMFLGPLLHRSAGFRLPYAGGCDLGTRTVQPHMIALRPFGLQIEAHAGEYQATVDGPRAADRTIVLTERGDTVTENALLAAARAEGTTTIRNASSNYMVQDLCLYLQLLGVGVEGLGSTTLVVHGRPVLDADVDYTISEDPVEAMSLLTAGIVTGSELTVARAPVEFLEVELAVLAEMGLRYDLSPEYLADNGHTRLADITIHPSELKAPIDKVHPMPFPGLNIDNLPFFAVIAAQAHGSTLIHDWVYDNRAIHLSDLTRLGADVRLLDPHRVLVTGPTRWSSAEVVCPPALRPAVCILLAMLAAKGTSVLRNVDIIARGYEQLYERLVEMGADIEVFRD, encoded by the coding sequence GTGACCCCCCTCGACTCCCCCGACGGCGGCATGCGGCGCATCGGGGCCCTGGTCCGCGACGCCCGCCGGCACCGGGGGCTCACCCAGCAGCAGCTCGCCGGCCGGTTGAACACCAGCCAGAGCGCCGTCGCCCGGATCGAGCAGGGCAGCCAGAACCTCACCCTCGACTTCCTCGGCCGGCTCTCCGCCGCGCTCGACAGCGAGCTGATCAGCCTCGGACCGGCCGGGCCCGCCCACCTCCGGGTGACCGGCGGGCGGCCGCTGCGCGGCACGGTCGCGGTCAAGTCGTCGAAGAACGCAGCCGTCGCCCTGCTGTGCGCCGCGCTGCTCAACCGTGGCCGGACGACCCTGCGGAACGTGTCGCGGATCGTGGAGGTCGAGCGGATCCTCGACGTGCTGCGCTCGATCGGCGTCTCCGCCACCTGGGACGCCGAAGGGCACGACCTCACGCTGGTGGTGCCCGACGAGCTCGACCTCGACGGCATCGACGCCGACGCCGCCCGCCGGACCCGCAGCATCATCATGTTCCTGGGTCCGCTGCTGCACCGGTCCGCCGGCTTCCGGCTGCCCTACGCCGGCGGGTGCGACCTCGGCACGCGCACCGTGCAGCCGCACATGATCGCGCTGCGCCCCTTCGGCCTGCAGATCGAGGCGCACGCCGGCGAGTACCAGGCCACCGTCGACGGCCCGCGCGCCGCCGACCGCACGATCGTCCTCACCGAGCGGGGCGACACCGTCACCGAGAACGCGCTGCTGGCCGCGGCCCGCGCCGAGGGGACGACGACCATCCGCAACGCCAGCTCCAACTACATGGTCCAGGACCTCTGCCTGTACCTGCAGCTGCTCGGCGTGGGTGTCGAGGGGTTGGGCAGCACCACCCTGGTCGTGCACGGCCGTCCGGTGCTCGACGCCGACGTCGACTACACGATCAGCGAGGACCCGGTGGAGGCGATGAGCCTGCTCACCGCCGGCATCGTGACGGGGTCGGAGCTGACGGTGGCGCGGGCACCGGTCGAGTTCCTCGAGGTGGAGCTCGCGGTGCTGGCCGAGATGGGGCTGCGCTACGACCTGTCCCCGGAGTACCTGGCCGACAACGGGCACACGCGCCTGGCCGACATCACCATCCACCCGTCCGAGCTGAAGGCGCCCATCGACAAGGTGCACCCGATGCCGTTCCCGGGCCTGAACATCGACAACCTGCCGTTCTTCGCCGTCATCGCCGCGCAGGCGCACGGCTCGACGCTGATCCACGACTGGGTCTACGACAACCGGGCGATCCACCTCTCCGACCTCACCCGGCTGGGCGCGGACGTCCGGCTGCTCGACCCGCACCGGGTGCTGGTCACCGGCCCGACCCGGTGGTCCAGCGCCGAGGTCGTCTGCCCGCCGGCCCTGCGCCCGGCCGTGTGCATCCTGCTGGCGATGCTGGCGGCGAAGGGGACGTCGGTGCTGCGCAACGTCGACATCATCGCCCGCGGCTACGAGCAGCTCTACGAACGGCTCGTGGAGATGGGCGCCGACATCGAGGTCTTCCGCGACTGA
- a CDS encoding riboflavin synthase, translating into MFTGIVEEVGTLAAREDRGDSAVLRIRARTVLTDVSLGDSIAVNGVCLTVTGVEPDADGAGIWTTDVMAETLRRSSLGAVSDGAPVNLERAVSPQTRLGGHLMQGHVDGLGRIVSRTPGEHWEVVRIALPAGLARYVVEKGSVAVDGVSLTVSAVSAATVPEPWFEVSLIPTTLRETTLGARATGEPVNLEVDVIAKYVERLLEVRR; encoded by the coding sequence GTGTTCACCGGCATCGTCGAAGAGGTGGGCACCCTGGCCGCTCGCGAGGACCGCGGCGACTCCGCCGTCCTGCGGATCCGCGCACGCACCGTCCTGACCGACGTGTCGCTGGGCGACTCCATCGCGGTCAACGGCGTCTGCCTCACCGTGACCGGCGTCGAGCCCGACGCCGACGGCGCCGGCATCTGGACCACCGACGTCATGGCCGAGACGCTGCGCCGCAGCAGCCTGGGCGCGGTCAGCGACGGCGCGCCGGTCAACCTGGAGCGCGCCGTCAGCCCGCAGACCCGGCTCGGCGGGCACCTGATGCAGGGCCACGTCGACGGCCTGGGCCGGATCGTGTCCCGCACGCCGGGCGAGCACTGGGAGGTCGTGCGCATCGCGCTGCCGGCTGGGCTGGCCCGCTACGTCGTCGAGAAGGGCTCCGTCGCCGTCGACGGCGTCTCGCTCACGGTGAGCGCGGTCAGCGCGGCCACGGTCCCCGAGCCCTGGTTCGAGGTCAGCCTCATCCCCACCACCCTCCGCGAGACCACGCTCGGCGCGCGCGCCACGGGGGAGCCCGTCAACCTGGAGGTCGACGTGATCGCCAAGTACGTGGAACGCCTGCTGGAGGTCCGCCGATGA
- a CDS encoding SSI family serine proteinase inhibitor: MRRLPPLALLTPLLVLAACASGSGAAGGTDGGAASGISQADDHLRIEVDRGNGSPPQTWTLRCAGVVAGSHPQAEAACAHLEGMSDPFAPVPGDAMCTEQYGGAQTARITGTWRGTPVELELSRVDGCRIAQWDALGPVLPVPVGVEPQA; encoded by the coding sequence ATGCGACGTCTTCCGCCGCTCGCCCTCCTGACCCCGCTCCTGGTCCTCGCCGCCTGCGCCTCCGGCTCCGGAGCGGCCGGCGGGACCGACGGCGGGGCCGCGTCGGGGATCTCGCAGGCCGACGACCACCTGCGCATCGAGGTCGACCGCGGGAACGGGTCGCCGCCGCAGACCTGGACGCTCCGCTGCGCCGGCGTCGTCGCGGGGAGCCACCCGCAGGCGGAGGCGGCCTGCGCGCACCTCGAGGGGATGAGCGATCCGTTCGCGCCCGTACCGGGCGACGCCATGTGCACCGAGCAGTACGGCGGCGCGCAGACCGCACGGATCACCGGGACGTGGCGAGGAACCCCCGTCGAACTGGAGCTGTCCCGGGTCGACGGCTGCCGCATCGCGCAGTGGGACGCCCTCGGCCCCGTCCTGCCGGTGCCGGTGGGCGTCGAGCCGCAGGCCTGA
- the ribH gene encoding 6,7-dimethyl-8-ribityllumazine synthase, whose amino-acid sequence MSGAGAPQVTAVDATGLTLGIVATTWHAELTDSLLARAVEAAQASGVPSPTVVRAPGAVELPVVAQALVERHDAVVALGVVVRGGTPHFEYVCDAVTAGLTRVALDAGKPVGNGVLTCDTEEQARDRAGLPGSAEDKGWEAAIAALATALTLRELRGPQRPTGFGVAPAGQEARA is encoded by the coding sequence ATGAGCGGCGCCGGCGCTCCGCAGGTCACCGCCGTCGACGCGACCGGGCTGACGCTCGGCATCGTGGCCACCACCTGGCACGCGGAGCTCACCGACTCGCTGCTGGCCCGCGCCGTCGAGGCGGCGCAGGCCAGCGGCGTGCCCTCGCCCACGGTCGTCCGCGCGCCGGGTGCGGTCGAGCTGCCCGTCGTCGCCCAGGCACTGGTCGAGCGGCACGATGCCGTCGTCGCCCTCGGGGTCGTCGTCCGCGGCGGCACGCCGCACTTCGAGTACGTCTGCGACGCCGTGACGGCGGGGCTGACCCGGGTGGCCCTGGACGCCGGGAAGCCCGTCGGCAACGGCGTCCTCACCTGTGACACCGAGGAGCAGGCCCGCGACCGCGCCGGCCTGCCCGGATCGGCCGAGGACAAGGGCTGGGAGGCCGCGATCGCCGCCCTGGCCACCGCCCTCACCCTGCGGGAGCTGCGCGGCCCGCAGCGGCCGACCGGGTTCGGCGTCGCACCGGCCGGCCAGGAGGCCCGAGCATGA
- the hisG gene encoding ATP phosphoribosyltransferase — protein sequence MLRIAVPNKGVLSEPAAEMLAESGYRQRRSTKDLAVYDPDNDTEFFYLRPRDIAVYVAAGTLDVGITGRDMLLETAPADGEGPAAVEVMPLGFGRSSFRFASPVESGIERVEQLAGKRIATAYPVLLQRFLDDAGISAGVVKLDGAVETACRLGVAEAVCDVVETGTTLRAAGLHIIGDPVLTSEAVLVRRQGAEEIPAVAQLRRRLRGVLVARQYVMLDYDCPNELLEKATAVTPGIEGPTVSPLQTPGWSAVRAMIARTETNRVMDELWELGARAILVTSIHASRI from the coding sequence TTGCTGCGCATCGCCGTGCCCAACAAGGGCGTCCTGAGCGAGCCGGCGGCGGAGATGCTCGCCGAGAGCGGCTACCGCCAGCGGCGCAGCACCAAGGACCTCGCGGTCTACGACCCGGACAACGACACCGAGTTCTTCTACCTGCGCCCGCGCGACATCGCGGTGTACGTGGCCGCCGGCACGCTGGACGTCGGCATCACAGGCCGCGACATGCTGCTGGAGACCGCCCCGGCCGACGGCGAGGGCCCGGCCGCGGTGGAGGTCATGCCGCTGGGGTTCGGCCGGTCGTCGTTCCGCTTCGCCAGCCCGGTGGAGTCCGGCATCGAGCGGGTGGAGCAGCTGGCCGGCAAGCGGATCGCCACCGCCTACCCGGTGCTGCTGCAGCGGTTCCTCGACGACGCCGGCATCTCCGCCGGGGTGGTCAAGCTCGACGGCGCGGTGGAGACCGCCTGCCGCCTCGGGGTGGCGGAGGCCGTCTGCGACGTGGTGGAGACCGGCACGACGCTGCGGGCCGCAGGCCTGCACATCATCGGCGACCCGGTGCTCACCAGCGAGGCCGTGCTGGTCCGCCGGCAGGGCGCCGAGGAGATCCCCGCCGTCGCCCAGCTGCGCCGCCGGCTGCGCGGGGTCCTGGTCGCGCGGCAGTACGTGATGCTCGACTACGACTGCCCGAACGAGCTGCTCGAGAAGGCCACCGCCGTCACCCCGGGCATCGAGGGCCCGACGGTGAGCCCCCTGCAGACGCCGGGCTGGTCGGCCGTGCGCGCGATGATCGCCCGCACCGAGACCAACCGGGTGATGGACGAGCTCTGGGAGCTCGGTGCCCGGGCCATCCTCGTCACGAGCATCCACGCCTCGCGCATCTGA
- a CDS encoding NAD(P)H-binding protein, which produces MDVLVTGGTGRLGRHLVPQLRDAGHEVRQMSRRGTGPGGVRGDLATGRDLKPALGGAEVVVHAASDPRGDPWEVDVAGTRRLVEAVDRSRLRHLLYVSIVGVDRVPLGYYRAKYAAEQVLLASALPVTLVRITQFHGFVDELLGTARRGRLLPVPMGWRVRPVDVTEAAAHLTGLVTAAPSGDVVEFAGPEEHTVADLARAWAQVRAPNARVVATPVPGRLGAALRDGGALPVRGARGRRTWAEHLRG; this is translated from the coding sequence GTGGACGTACTGGTCACCGGCGGCACGGGCCGCCTCGGGCGGCACCTGGTGCCGCAGCTGCGGGACGCCGGGCACGAGGTGCGCCAGATGTCGCGCCGGGGCACCGGTCCGGGCGGGGTCCGCGGCGACCTCGCCACCGGACGGGACCTGAAGCCGGCGCTCGGCGGCGCGGAGGTGGTCGTGCACGCGGCCAGCGATCCGCGCGGCGACCCCTGGGAGGTCGACGTCGCCGGCACCCGCCGCCTGGTCGAGGCGGTCGACCGGTCCCGGCTGCGCCACCTCCTGTACGTCTCCATCGTCGGCGTCGACCGGGTGCCGCTGGGCTACTACCGCGCGAAGTACGCCGCCGAGCAGGTGCTGCTCGCCTCTGCGTTGCCGGTCACCCTGGTGCGGATCACCCAGTTCCACGGATTCGTCGACGAGCTCCTGGGGACGGCGCGGCGCGGACGGCTGCTACCGGTGCCCATGGGATGGCGGGTGCGCCCGGTGGACGTGACCGAGGCCGCCGCGCACCTGACCGGGCTGGTGACGGCCGCGCCGTCGGGCGACGTGGTCGAGTTCGCCGGGCCCGAGGAGCACACGGTGGCCGACCTCGCCCGGGCGTGGGCGCAGGTGCGGGCGCCGAACGCGCGGGTCGTGGCCACGCCGGTGCCGGGGCGGCTCGGAGCGGCGCTGCGCGACGGCGGGGCGCTGCCCGTCCGCGGAGCGCGCGGACGCCGGACCTGGGCCGAGCACCTGCGCGGCTGA
- a CDS encoding helix-turn-helix domain-containing protein, with protein MGLTVQEALGLPVLDGASVAAGASGLSRSIRHMVVDNPAEPLAAAGPDVLVVLGARLPQADPAGCRALVQRLDAAGTAGLAYRRTDGAAPLPAEVLAEADRRGLPVLALPAGARIDEIVSEVLGTVVAKQGQALALSSRMDHEFIGVALTGGGLAEVTQRLAVMLEGAAVLGLGPDREVVTSAGPSDDVAEISEWLWLLDAAADDALAELAPSRRLSGVRADQIVVTPADVLADADLSPADGILLVPGHHQLPGGVGEYAVAPIMAGDQRHGWLVAVHRTGAMMLGAGGVLERAAVIAALSVIRLQAVHSVELRFQGDLVRRLVGGSVGHTERTLAYTRSFGWRLDGPVAVLVTATETVADAAADPTRALDVLDRLADGWRAALEPEVAGAAVAGLATEIVTLVPLDGRTPEELSAVVSAVTSRVNGRLRRVGRLLGTGIGRPAGNLSELAEAHRQAQRALGVGQEIHGGSAVTHFDQLGVFRLLSLIPDSTELRSYVDEVLGPLADAGDADSADLRETLRVLLETNLNVAESARRLHFHYNTMRYRIGKLERILGPFTTDPTLRLNLLLALHAARMRGLDQLARPPLDGGLALPHDGLEALV; from the coding sequence ATGGGTCTGACCGTCCAGGAGGCGCTCGGGCTCCCGGTCCTGGACGGCGCGTCGGTGGCCGCCGGTGCGTCCGGGCTGAGCCGCTCGATCCGGCACATGGTCGTCGACAACCCGGCCGAGCCGCTGGCGGCCGCCGGTCCCGACGTCCTCGTCGTGCTGGGCGCCCGACTTCCGCAGGCCGATCCGGCCGGCTGCCGCGCCCTCGTCCAGCGGCTCGACGCGGCCGGCACCGCTGGGCTGGCCTACCGGCGCACCGACGGGGCTGCGCCGTTGCCCGCCGAGGTCCTCGCCGAGGCCGACCGCCGCGGGCTGCCGGTGCTGGCCCTGCCCGCGGGCGCCCGGATCGACGAGATCGTCTCCGAGGTCCTCGGCACGGTCGTCGCCAAGCAGGGGCAGGCGCTCGCGCTCTCCTCCCGCATGGACCACGAGTTCATCGGGGTGGCCCTCACGGGCGGAGGGCTGGCGGAGGTGACCCAGCGGCTGGCCGTGATGCTCGAGGGCGCCGCCGTGCTCGGCCTGGGGCCCGACCGCGAGGTGGTCACCAGCGCGGGCCCGAGCGACGACGTCGCCGAGATCAGCGAGTGGCTGTGGCTGCTGGACGCCGCCGCCGACGACGCCCTGGCCGAGCTCGCCCCGTCCCGCCGCCTCTCGGGCGTCCGGGCCGACCAGATCGTGGTCACCCCGGCCGACGTGCTCGCCGACGCCGACCTCTCGCCGGCCGACGGCATCCTGCTCGTCCCCGGGCACCACCAGCTGCCCGGCGGCGTGGGTGAGTACGCGGTCGCGCCGATCATGGCCGGGGACCAGCGGCACGGCTGGCTCGTCGCGGTGCACCGGACCGGCGCGATGATGCTCGGCGCCGGTGGTGTGCTGGAGCGGGCTGCCGTCATCGCCGCCCTCTCGGTCATCCGGCTGCAGGCGGTGCACTCGGTGGAGCTGCGCTTCCAGGGCGACCTCGTGCGCCGGCTCGTCGGTGGTTCCGTCGGGCACACCGAGCGGACGCTGGCCTACACCCGGTCCTTCGGCTGGCGGCTCGACGGCCCGGTGGCCGTCCTCGTCACCGCGACCGAGACCGTCGCCGACGCCGCGGCCGATCCGACCCGCGCCCTCGACGTCCTGGATCGGCTGGCCGACGGGTGGCGGGCGGCGCTGGAGCCCGAGGTGGCCGGGGCCGCCGTCGCCGGGCTCGCGACCGAGATCGTCACCCTGGTCCCGCTGGACGGGCGGACGCCGGAGGAGCTGTCGGCCGTCGTGTCCGCGGTGACCTCCCGCGTGAACGGCCGGCTGCGCCGGGTCGGCCGGCTGCTGGGCACGGGCATCGGCCGTCCCGCGGGCAACCTCTCGGAGCTCGCCGAGGCCCACCGGCAGGCGCAGCGCGCGCTCGGCGTGGGCCAGGAGATCCACGGCGGGTCGGCCGTCACGCACTTCGACCAGCTCGGGGTGTTCCGGCTGCTCTCGCTGATCCCCGACAGCACCGAGCTGCGCTCCTACGTCGACGAGGTGCTCGGCCCGCTGGCCGACGCCGGGGATGCCGACTCCGCCGATCTGCGGGAGACGCTGCGGGTACTGCTGGAGACCAACCTCAACGTCGCGGAGTCCGCCCGCCGGCTGCACTTCCACTACAACACCATGCGGTACCGGATCGGGAAGCTGGAGCGGATCCTCGGTCCGTTCACCACCGACCCGACCCTCCGGCTGAACCTGCTCCTGGCCCTGCACGCGGCCCGCATGCGCGGTCTGGACCAGCTGGCCCGACCGCCGCTGGACGGTGGGCTGGCGCTGCCCCACGACGGGCTCGAGGCGCTGGTCTAG
- a CDS encoding bifunctional 3,4-dihydroxy-2-butanone-4-phosphate synthase/GTP cyclohydrolase II codes for MSEPRTRLDSIEAGLAAIKSGKPVVVIDDEDRENEGDLIFAAELATPELVAFMVRYTSGYVCVAVTEADADRLDLPPMHRVNQDRLGTAYTVTVDAREGVTTGISAADRAHTIRTLAAAETTSADLARPGHVVPLRARDGGVLRRPGHTEASVDLAVLAGLRPSGVLCEIVSEKDPTGMARSEELRVFADEHDLCLISIADLIAYRKRFDKLVERVAEAIVPLAPGTFTAVGYRSSYDEREHVAFVYGDIGDGEDVLVRVHSECLTGDVFGSLRCDCGPQLQAALTAVAHEGRGIVLYIRGHEGRGIGLLHKLQAYQLQDMGVDTVDANLDLGLPADARDYGTGAQILVDLGVHTMRLLTNNPAKRAGLEGYGLRVLGRVPLPSHVTAENLGYLRTKRDRMGHLLDIIEPETESGPADIPVPAPADAPGATTVPGTDVPLGQNEQPA; via the coding sequence ATGAGCGAGCCCCGCACCCGGCTGGACTCCATCGAGGCCGGACTCGCCGCGATCAAGAGTGGCAAGCCGGTCGTCGTGATCGACGACGAGGACCGTGAGAACGAGGGCGACCTGATCTTCGCCGCCGAGCTCGCCACCCCCGAGCTGGTGGCGTTCATGGTCCGGTACACCTCCGGCTACGTCTGCGTGGCCGTGACCGAGGCCGACGCCGACCGGCTGGACCTGCCCCCGATGCACCGGGTCAACCAGGACCGCCTCGGCACCGCCTACACGGTCACCGTGGACGCCCGCGAGGGCGTCACCACCGGCATCTCCGCCGCCGACCGCGCCCACACCATCCGGACCCTCGCCGCGGCCGAGACCACCTCGGCCGACCTCGCCCGGCCCGGGCACGTGGTGCCGCTGCGCGCCCGCGACGGCGGCGTGCTGCGTCGCCCCGGGCACACCGAGGCGTCCGTCGACCTCGCGGTGCTGGCCGGGCTGCGCCCGTCCGGCGTCCTCTGCGAGATCGTCAGCGAGAAGGACCCGACCGGCATGGCCCGCAGCGAGGAGCTGCGCGTCTTCGCCGACGAGCACGACCTCTGCCTGATCTCCATCGCCGACCTGATCGCCTACCGCAAGCGGTTCGACAAGCTGGTCGAGCGGGTGGCCGAGGCGATCGTGCCGCTGGCCCCGGGCACCTTCACCGCCGTCGGGTACCGGAGCTCCTACGACGAGCGGGAGCACGTCGCCTTCGTCTACGGCGACATCGGCGACGGCGAGGACGTGCTGGTGCGCGTGCACTCCGAGTGCCTCACCGGCGACGTTTTCGGCTCGCTGCGCTGCGACTGCGGCCCCCAGCTGCAGGCGGCGCTCACCGCCGTCGCCCACGAGGGCCGCGGCATCGTGCTCTACATCCGCGGGCACGAGGGCCGGGGAATCGGCCTGCTGCACAAGCTGCAGGCCTACCAGCTGCAGGACATGGGCGTCGACACCGTCGACGCCAACCTCGACCTCGGCCTGCCCGCCGACGCCCGGGACTACGGCACCGGGGCGCAGATCCTGGTCGACCTCGGTGTGCACACCATGCGGCTGCTGACCAACAACCCCGCCAAGCGCGCCGGGCTCGAGGGCTACGGCCTCCGCGTGCTCGGCCGGGTGCCGCTGCCGAGCCACGTCACGGCGGAGAACCTCGGCTACCTGCGCACCAAGCGCGACCGCATGGGGCACCTGCTCGACATCATCGAGCCGGAGACCGAGTCCGGCCCGGCGGACATCCCGGTGCCGGCCCCGGCCGACGCCCCGGGCGCCACCACGGTGCCGGGTACGGACGTCCCGCTGGGCCAGAACGAGCAGCCGGCATGA
- a CDS encoding phosphoribosyl-ATP diphosphatase — MKTFDTLFTELAAKVEAGDPASGTVVAVRDGVHAAGKKVVEEAAESWMAAEHEGASRTAEEISQLLYRVQVLMLARGLTLDDVYAHL; from the coding sequence ATGAAGACCTTCGACACCCTGTTCACCGAGCTGGCCGCCAAGGTCGAGGCCGGGGACCCCGCGTCCGGCACCGTCGTGGCCGTGCGCGACGGCGTGCACGCCGCCGGCAAGAAGGTCGTCGAGGAGGCCGCCGAGTCCTGGATGGCGGCCGAGCACGAAGGCGCCAGCCGCACCGCCGAGGAGATCAGCCAGCTCCTCTACCGGGTGCAGGTGCTCATGCTGGCCCGGGGGCTCACGCTGGACGACGTCTACGCTCACCTCTGA